From the genome of Rhinoderma darwinii isolate aRhiDar2 chromosome 1, aRhiDar2.hap1, whole genome shotgun sequence:
tgatgcgcgaaatacgcacaaggaacagacatgtcgtgagttttacacagcggactcacgctttgtaaaaatcacggaactgtctgcacggccccatagactaatataggtccgtgcgacgcgcctgaaaatcatgcgcgttgcacggacgtatttaacgttcgtctgaataagccctaaagattTTCTATAAAATTTTGTTCCCAGGACTGTGCAGCaattaggatatacagacctcaTTGTCATGTCCGTGAATTCAGCCAGAGATGTGTGCTTTGTGTCATGACGCATTATCTGTGGCCAAGATTAGATTGTCAATGACAATATTAGGTTCTTGTAATAAAGTGATTCCCAATTGGTATTAAAGGTTCAAATGTGTTGGCAGAGGACAGGTGGGATTGTCAGACAGGGTAAttggtttttaaatattttagttttattaaGTTAAGGTTTATGTAATAAAAGGTGTGACAGGGTGTAGGCCAGAATCTTGGACTTAAGCATTAAAAGATTTTAAAGCACACCTATGTTTTAATAGAAAAGTTCAGAAGAGTCATGCTTCTCAGTACCCAACGATGTTATGATGTCGTACCCGCATTTTAGAGCTTTGAAAATTCTTGCAGCTAAAAGCAAAACTAcaattttgctgcgatttttgcgaAGTCACAACATAATACCAGGATTTCCTGCGATTCTCTGCAAAAGACAAATTTTTAGCGTGACATGACAACCCTGCATATGCATCTTTTTAGTTATTATTGAGGAATACTTGCAGCAAACATTAGACATCTAGGACAAAGTGCACATGGAAGTCAGAGAAGTGCTGGGACTTCGGAAAAAATCTTTTTTACAAagcagacagagatgcaggaagCTACTGCAAGGATTACATGAGAGTTCAGGCAGGCTATGAGTACAGAGAGCTTTAACAGAGAGAGTCATCCCCATTTTCTGCAGTCTGTGTACTCTTCTCTGTAACTAGAGACTGAATTTGCAGGAAAACCGAGGGTGGACAACAAATGAAAGAAAAGGagtcacctagtggcagtaacctcATGCAGACTTGGCAAAGATaaagcagatttttttaaaaaaatcaaatggcaaaattgcaagatatcaggtatactattagattatcaCAAGTTTTTAATGAAAAGTTATTGTCCATTTAAAGTGTTTTTCAAAGATTTATAAGGCTGGAATTAGGCCTTCaatttgtgtggcagtatttggtgcagttttttgagaGGTGGTTTTGAAGGGAATGGCTCAAGACTCTCCATCCTGCTGGATCCATTTCTGACtgactataaaaaaaactgaatgcagCCTAATAGGTGATAAATTTGTCTACTTTGtggtttgaaaaatataaaaatcacaaaatccatttttaatcctaacagaagctgccagtaagaactctgagggaaacATCATGTTTTCGATAAATTatgaagtagaagatgaagatattaAGCAGCAGACTTCAGGAGAATACCACATTGCCCTTAATGTACACCCAGGACTTCACAGTAAAGATTTATCCTGTAATTCCCCTAATCATGAGgaaccttctcctgaccaatcacagattgttaccacaagtacagctcagGAAGGGAGTAAAAGGTTTCTTCGTGGTAAAGAGTTTACAAATATCTCAGGTCTTTTTAAGCacagaagaattcacacaggggagaagccacattcatgttcagaatgtgggaaatgttttacacataaatcaaGACTTGCTACACATAAGCGCGGTCACACAGGGGTGAagtcatattcatgttcagaatgcgcGAAGTGCTTTAGAGATAAAACACGTCTTActttacatgagagaattcacacaggagagaagccatattcatgttcagaatgtgggaaatgttttaccgaAAAAGCCTATCTTGTtcaacatgagagaagtcacacaggagagaagccgtattcatgttcagaatgcgggaaatgttttacacaaaaatcacatcttgctacacatgagagaagtcacaaaggagagaaaccatattcatgttcagaatgtgggaaatgttttacagaaaaagcCTATCTTGTtcaacatgagagaagtcacacaggagagaagccgtattcatgttcagaatgcgggaaatgttttacacaaaagtcacaacttgttacacatgagagaagtcacacaggagagaaaccatattcatgttcaaaatgtgggaaatgttttacacaaatatCACATCTAGCTAAACATGAAAGAAGTCACGCAGGAAAGAAGCCGTTttcatgtttagaatgtgggaaatgttttacagaaaaatctaatcttgttagacatgagagaagtcacatgggagagaagccatattcatgttcagaatgtgggaagtgctTTAGAGATAAAACAGAACTTACTTATCAtgtgagaattcacacaggagagaagccatattcatgttcaaaatgtgggaaatgttttgcagtTAAATCAAGTCttcttatacatgagagaagtcacacaggagagaagccgtattcatgttcagaatgtggaaaatgttttatagttaaatcaagtcttgttatacatgagagaagtcacacaggagagaagccatattcatgttcagaatgtgggaaatgttttacagttaaagcaaatcttgttaaacatgagagaagtcacactggGAGAAGCTGTAATCATG
Proteins encoded in this window:
- the LOC142668378 gene encoding uncharacterized protein LOC142668378 encodes the protein MFSINYEVEDEDIKQQTSGEYHIALNVHPGLHSKDLSCNSPNHEEPSPDQSQIVTTSTAQEGSKRFLRGKEFTNISGLFKHRRIHTGEKPHSCSECGKCFTHKSRLATHKRGHTGVKSYSCSECAKCFRDKTRLTLHERIHTGEKPYSCSECGKCFTEKAYLVQHERSHTGEKPYSCSECGKCFTQKSHLATHERSHKGEKPYSCSECGKCFTEKAYLVQHERSHTGEKPYSCSECGKCFTQKSQLVTHERSHTGEKPYSCSKCGKCFTQISHLAKHERSHAGKKPFSCLECGKCFTEKSNLVRHERSHMGEKPYSCSECGKCFRDKTELTYHVRIHTGEKPYSCSKCGKCFAVKSSLLIHERSHTGEKPYSCSECGKCFIVKSSLVIHERSHTGEKPYSCSECGKCFTVKANLVKHERSHTGRSCNHVEYVGNVLQLN